From one Thalassobaculum sp. OXR-137 genomic stretch:
- a CDS encoding DUF4170 domain-containing protein: MVYWVIGGEYTDTSFTTIVGGDAEKKIGPFDDYETAKSVWGKLAWQHVDDAHVRYRILNEEATEFWVVGGVYKSTDFTETADGSPEQKFGPFDDYEEAKKVWSQKAWETVDDAHSRWRVEKISH; encoded by the coding sequence ATGGTCTATTGGGTTATCGGCGGCGAATACACCGACACCAGCTTCACCACCATCGTCGGCGGGGACGCCGAAAAGAAGATCGGCCCGTTCGACGATTACGAGACCGCGAAGTCGGTCTGGGGCAAGCTCGCCTGGCAGCATGTGGACGACGCCCATGTGCGCTACCGGATCCTGAACGAGGAAGCCACGGAGTTCTGGGTGGTCGGCGGGGTCTACAAGTCGACCGACTTCACCGAGACGGCCGACGGATCGCCGGAGCAGAAATTCGGCCCGTTCGACGATTACGAAGAGGCCAAAAAGGTCTGGTCGCAGAAGGCGTGGGAGACCGTCGACGACGCCCATTCCCGCTGGCGGGTCGAGAAGATCAGCCACTGA
- a CDS encoding MATE family efflux transporter, giving the protein MVSPDPVLSERRAPSAYATEVRTTLALAVPIAATQLAQMGLQTTDVLMTGYLGPEALAAAQLGHSFYFPVFVTLLGVLFASSAMFAQELGARRYKGVRRTFRQAMWLVLSVTPAAWLYFGHAEELLLAMGQDPVLAARAQTYCDGVMWGLPFMAGFALLRNFIAAHGRPRPAMWILAVGIPVNAAADYALMFGEFGLPRLELYGLGLATTVVQATMFFVMLAYILRDRRYRRYMLLVRFWRSDWGRFCELWTLGLPIGLTKLAEAGLFAATGFLIGLIGVAELAGHAVALQFAAIAFMIPFGVAQAATVRVGLAVGRRDPEAAVLAGRIATLVGVLVMVPSALLYVFWGEPLVSLFLDIDDPAEYAAVAHAVTYLAIAGLFQFADGGQSVAAGALRGFKDTRMPMIIALVGYWPIGIGSAVLFAFPMGYGGAGVWAGLALGLFVVWGLLALRLRLVAGRQAVSAVPVAVSG; this is encoded by the coding sequence ATGGTCTCCCCCGACCCCGTCTTGTCCGAGCGGCGGGCGCCCAGCGCCTACGCGACAGAAGTCCGCACCACCCTGGCCCTGGCGGTTCCGATCGCCGCGACCCAGCTCGCCCAGATGGGGCTGCAGACGACGGACGTGCTGATGACGGGCTATCTCGGCCCGGAGGCGCTGGCCGCCGCGCAGCTCGGTCACAGCTTCTACTTTCCGGTCTTCGTCACCCTGCTCGGCGTGCTGTTCGCCAGCTCGGCCATGTTCGCCCAGGAACTCGGCGCGCGCCGCTACAAGGGCGTGCGTCGCACCTTCCGTCAGGCCATGTGGCTGGTCCTGTCGGTGACGCCGGCGGCCTGGCTGTATTTCGGCCATGCCGAGGAACTGCTGCTGGCCATGGGGCAGGACCCGGTCCTGGCCGCCCGGGCGCAGACCTATTGCGACGGGGTGATGTGGGGTCTGCCCTTCATGGCCGGCTTCGCCCTGCTGCGGAACTTCATCGCCGCCCATGGCCGCCCGCGTCCGGCCATGTGGATTCTGGCGGTCGGCATTCCGGTGAACGCCGCGGCCGATTACGCGCTGATGTTCGGCGAGTTCGGCCTGCCGCGGCTGGAGCTGTACGGCCTCGGTCTGGCGACCACCGTCGTGCAGGCGACCATGTTCTTCGTGATGCTGGCCTATATCCTGCGCGACCGGCGCTATCGCCGGTACATGCTGCTGGTGCGGTTCTGGCGCTCCGACTGGGGACGGTTCTGCGAGCTCTGGACGCTCGGGCTGCCGATCGGCCTGACCAAGCTGGCCGAGGCCGGGCTGTTTGCCGCCACCGGCTTCCTGATCGGGCTGATCGGCGTGGCGGAGCTTGCCGGCCATGCGGTCGCCCTGCAGTTCGCCGCCATCGCCTTCATGATCCCGTTCGGCGTCGCCCAGGCGGCGACGGTTCGGGTCGGGCTGGCGGTCGGCCGCCGCGATCCGGAAGCTGCGGTGCTGGCCGGGCGGATCGCGACCCTGGTCGGCGTGCTGGTGATGGTGCCCTCGGCCCTGCTCTATGTCTTCTGGGGCGAGCCGCTGGTCTCGCTGTTCCTCGATATCGACGATCCGGCGGAATACGCCGCCGTGGCGCATGCGGTGACCTATCTGGCGATCGCCGGGCTGTTTCAGTTCGCCGATGGCGGCCAGTCGGTGGCGGCGGGCGCCCTGCGCGGATTCAAGGACACCCGCATGCCGATGATCATCGCCCTGGTCGGCTACTGGCCGATCGGGATCGGCTCGGCGGTCCTGTTCGCCTTTCCCATGGGGTACGGCGGCGCGGGCGTGTGGGCCGGGCTGGCGCTCGGGCTGTTCGTGGTGTGGGGGCTGCTGGCGCTTCGGCTGCGCCTTGTGGCGGGACGGCAGGCGGTCTCCGCCGTCCCTGTCGCGGTCAGTGGCTGA
- a CDS encoding endonuclease/exonuclease/phosphatase family protein, producing the protein MRLLTWNTWKNSPPYRDRLAALAQAAAEVRPDIVLLQEAFVGGGEDTAAFLASSLDLQCLAAPARPKPRKHDGTMVDSTNGLAILSRQEPSEHRVIALPPHPDDPDRIAQIARFEGFTVVNLHLTHLVDGDVLRRDQIHHLLEQLDPKAPTILGGDLNAEPGDPALAALLTAGFRDLAADRPQDTVPGRRIDFLMIRALPMTSATTGLIGAAPVKGVAGSDHMGVFASLIMA; encoded by the coding sequence ATGCGCCTGCTCACCTGGAACACCTGGAAGAATTCACCGCCCTATCGCGACCGGCTGGCCGCCCTCGCCCAGGCGGCGGCGGAGGTGCGGCCGGATATCGTGCTGCTGCAGGAGGCGTTCGTCGGCGGCGGCGAGGATACCGCCGCGTTTCTGGCCAGTTCGCTCGACCTCCAGTGCCTCGCCGCCCCGGCGCGGCCGAAACCCCGGAAGCATGACGGCACGATGGTCGACAGCACCAACGGGCTGGCGATCCTCTCCCGCCAGGAGCCCTCGGAACATCGGGTGATTGCCCTGCCGCCGCATCCCGACGACCCGGACCGTATCGCCCAGATCGCTCGGTTCGAGGGTTTCACGGTGGTGAACCTGCACCTGACCCACCTGGTCGATGGCGATGTCCTGCGCCGGGACCAGATCCATCATCTCCTGGAGCAGCTGGATCCCAAGGCGCCCACGATCCTCGGCGGCGACCTGAATGCGGAGCCGGGCGATCCGGCCCTGGCGGCGCTGCTGACGGCCGGTTTCCGGGATCTGGCAGCGGATCGGCCCCAGGATACGGTGCCGGGACGGCGGATCGACTTCCTGATGATCCGCGCCCTGCCGATGACATCGGCGACGACCGGGCTGATCGGTGCGGCGCCCGTGAAGGGCGTGGCCGGCAGCGACCATATGGGGGTATTCGCTTCCCTGATCATGGCCTGA
- a CDS encoding HpcH/HpaI aldolase family protein, giving the protein MFRENALKAKIARGEPTLGVWLQMSEPSIAEIASLVGYDCLILDNEHGFASLDTTVHMMRAAQAGDATCMVRCPGSDGDYMKRVLDAGAQALMIPMVESAEEARSIVDACRYPPQGRRGYSAPTVRASGYGAAPDYAKRANENLLICVQLESHTAVAQAEAIASVEGVDLVFIGVADLSGSLGLLEQPGEAKVTEQINAAEAAIRKAGKPMGTIPRPGHSLTDLVAEGYSFVAGLADAYLLRAGMQADVEAFRSGLAGR; this is encoded by the coding sequence ATGTTCCGTGAGAACGCCTTGAAGGCGAAGATTGCCCGTGGCGAGCCGACCCTGGGTGTGTGGCTTCAGATGTCCGAGCCGTCGATCGCCGAGATCGCCAGCCTGGTCGGCTACGACTGCCTGATCCTGGACAACGAGCACGGCTTCGCCTCGCTCGACACGACGGTTCATATGATGCGCGCCGCCCAGGCCGGAGACGCCACCTGCATGGTCCGCTGCCCGGGCTCCGACGGCGACTATATGAAGCGGGTGCTGGATGCCGGCGCCCAGGCGCTGATGATACCGATGGTCGAGAGTGCGGAGGAAGCGCGCTCGATCGTCGATGCCTGCCGCTACCCGCCCCAGGGCCGGCGCGGCTATTCGGCCCCGACCGTGCGCGCGTCCGGCTACGGAGCCGCGCCGGACTACGCCAAGCGGGCGAACGAGAACCTGCTGATCTGCGTCCAGCTCGAATCCCACACCGCCGTCGCCCAGGCCGAGGCCATCGCGTCGGTGGAGGGCGTCGACCTGGTCTTCATCGGGGTCGCCGACCTGTCCGGTTCGCTGGGCCTGCTGGAGCAGCCGGGAGAGGCGAAGGTCACCGAGCAGATCAACGCCGCCGAGGCCGCCATCCGCAAGGCCGGCAAGCCCATGGGCACGATCCCGCGCCCCGGGCACAGCCTCACCGATCTGGTCGCCGAGGGATATTCCTTCGTCGCCGGTCTCGCCGACGCCTATCTGCTGCGCGCCGGCATGCAGGCCGATGTCGAGGCGTTCCGGTCGGGATTGGCGGGCCGATAG